The Lentimicrobiaceae bacterium DNA window ACACAACTTAGACAAAAAGGCATTTGAGAAAATAAATAGCGATATATGCAAAGGGATATACGGAAACATCCACAGCGTACTGCTTATTCACAACAATGACCTAATCATAGAGCAGTATTATAATGGATGGAAAAGTAATGAACTTCATTTTTTAGCTTCTACAACAAAAAGTTTCAGTGCAATTATGACCGGCATTGCAATAGAACAAGGAAAAATAAAAGATGTAAACCAGAAAATGCTTGACTTCTTTCCAGAGTATTCTTCACTTGCAGAAGATACTTTAAAAAGTCAAATAACGATTAGAGATTTACTGACCAATACATCTGGTTTTAAATGGAACGAGCAATCACTACCTGTTAATGACCCCAATAATATGGGCGTGCAAATGGATAAAATGGATAATTGGTTGAAAGCATCACTGGAATTACCAATGGACACCATCCCAGGAAACAAATATGTATATAGCGGACCTAACAATATTATTATTGGTGAAATAATTAAGAAATCAACTGGACAGAATATTGCGGAATATACGGAAGATAATCTTTTCAAACCTCTTGGAATAAAAGATTACAATTGGTTTTCTAAAAATGGAATTTATGATGTTGGTGGTGGCCTAAAACTCAAATCAAGGGATATTGCTAAATATGGATTATTATACCTGAATAAAGGAAAATGGCTTGACAAACAGATTGTATCATCAGAATGGATGGAAGAAATATTTAATCCATTTATTGAAATCAGACATCCTTTATACAGTTGCTTTCAATGGCAAATGGTAAAAACAGAATACGGATTTAATTCTTGGTTTATTCCAGGAGATGGAGGACAAATCATAAATATTGTTCCAGATTTAGATTTAGTAATTGTAATAAATGCGGACAACAGAAAGATTCCGAAAGAAAAGCGAACACCTTTAGAGTATTTAATTAAGGATCTAACGAAAATACATCCCAAACTTAAAAATGAATAACAACAACACCTAACAATGTATAAAAATAATAGCCGAGATAGTAGTAAATTCAAGGATTGTAGCCCGCTTCAACTTGTGTGTAACTTTATAGGTAATCGCCCGCAATCCGCTACGTTTCATACCGCCAAACGTTGTAGGCTATTGAAAAACTCATACAAAATAATAAATTAACTAAATGACAACATTAATAGTAGGTGCGAGCGGCGCAACAGGAAAACATCTGGTAGAACAATTGTTGAATATGGGACAAAAAGTCAAGGTGATAGTACGTCCTACTGTAAAAACAACTGACACTTGGATAAATAATGACAAAATAACAATAATCAAAGCCAATATCTCAGAGATTAGTGTGGATGAAATGATGAATTATTTAACTGATTGCCAGTCAGTAGCTTCTTGTCTTGGTCATAATATAACTTTAAAGGGTATTTTTGGAAAGCCTAGAAAATTAGTAACTGATGCCGTTAAACTGCTTTGTATGGCAATTCAAAAGAATTCACCTGATAAACCAATCAAGTTTGTGTTGATGAACACAACTGGTAACAGGAATAGAGATTTAAATGAACCCATTTCGATTGGAGAAAGAGTAGTAATGGGGTTAATCCGCTTACTTGTACCACCACAATCAGACAATGAAAAAGCAGCAGATTTTCTGAGAGTGAATATTGGGCAAAAAAATGAATTAATTGATTGGGTAGTGGTACGACCAGATACATTAATTGACGAAGATAGCTCGACCGGATACGAGTTATATGCTTCACCTATAAGGAGTGCACTTTCTAATCCTGGAAAAACCAGTCGAATTAATGTTGGAAATTTTATGTCTAGACTAATCGTTGACAATGACTTGTGGGATAAATGGGAAGGGCAAATGCCTGTAATTTATAATAAAGAAACTTAGTTGAATGAAATCAACAGCCTACAATAAATAAAACTTCATGTGGTATGCAGTGCCCGGCATGAAGTTCCGGTTAAACCGGGATTCCACTCGGAACATGGCGTTGACCTGCGCTATATACAGTCCATGCCGGGACATGAGAGCAGCAAAACCACTGAAGTATATACCCATATTACCACTAAAGGTTTCGATAAAATAAAAAGTCCATTAGAAAATTTGGATATTTAAAATATTTTTATATTTGTAAGCGAAAAACAATAGATAAATGCGAAATAACTGCCATATGGTGGTTACACAGTCGTTGGGCGTCATATTTATAAACGCTACTGCTAAAAATATTGAGTTAATTTTAATGCTCTAATATTATGAAATGGTACAATCTTATTTCATGTTTTTTTTTAGGTGTATTCTTAGTAAATTCAATACCTCATTTTTTTCATGGAATGTCAGGTGATTATTATTCTACACCATTTGCTAGTCCCCCATTTAAAGGACTATCTTCTCCATTTTTGAATATCATCTGGGGATTGATAAATTTGTTATTATGCCTTTTTTTGTATATTGCATCTAAGATATCCATTACAAACAAATGGACAATAATAATATTTGGAATAGGTTTTATTACAATGTCAAGTTTTGCATTTTTATATAAAAGATAAACAGTAGAATCGAAGACTTTAAAACTTAGGTTTATGATAAAAAATTATTATTATTTGATAGTAGGAGTTTTAGCGATTCTTTTTGCATTCACTCACGCAATAAATGGACAGACAACAGTCTTACCAGTGCTCAATGTAGATACTATTGATATAAACACTAGAACTGTATTTTTTTATGTCTGGCACATTATTACTATTGAAAACTTTATTTTTGGAATGGCATTTATTTTTATGGCATTTTATAAAGATTTATCAAAAGTAAGATTTGCCGCATGGATGATTGGTATTATTATGATTGCCCGCTGGATAGTAATTTCCGGGAGCATGGTTTTTAAAAATAAAATTGGTCTTGGAGACATTTTAATAGATACAATTGCTATTATGATTGTTGTTGTGTTAATAATTT harbors:
- a CDS encoding NAD(P)H-binding protein, yielding MTTLIVGASGATGKHLVEQLLNMGQKVKVIVRPTVKTTDTWINNDKITIIKANISEISVDEMMNYLTDCQSVASCLGHNITLKGIFGKPRKLVTDAVKLLCMAIQKNSPDKPIKFVLMNTTGNRNRDLNEPISIGERVVMGLIRLLVPPQSDNEKAADFLRVNIGQKNELIDWVVVRPDTLIDEDSSTGYELYASPIRSALSNPGKTSRINVGNFMSRLIVDNDLWDKWEGQMPVIYNKET
- a CDS encoding beta-lactamase family protein, which encodes MKKLISILIILSFVSCNRKPNCSYKIPIDKNDGLKVSTLEEHNLDKKAFEKINSDICKGIYGNIHSVLLIHNNDLIIEQYYNGWKSNELHFLASTTKSFSAIMTGIAIEQGKIKDVNQKMLDFFPEYSSLAEDTLKSQITIRDLLTNTSGFKWNEQSLPVNDPNNMGVQMDKMDNWLKASLELPMDTIPGNKYVYSGPNNIIIGEIIKKSTGQNIAEYTEDNLFKPLGIKDYNWFSKNGIYDVGGGLKLKSRDIAKYGLLYLNKGKWLDKQIVSSEWMEEIFNPFIEIRHPLYSCFQWQMVKTEYGFNSWFIPGDGGQIINIVPDLDLVIVINADNRKIPKEKRTPLEYLIKDLTKIHPKLKNE